A region of Streptomyces deccanensis DNA encodes the following proteins:
- the lexA gene encoding transcriptional repressor LexA encodes MTTTADSATITAQDRSQSRLEPVHAMNEATNHEGPKRALPGRPPGIRADSSGLTDRQRRVIEVIRDSVQRRGYPPSMREIGQAVGLSSTSSVAHQLMALERKGFLRRDPHRPRAYEVRGSDQASAQPTDTAGKPAASYVPLVGRIAAGGPILAEESVEDVFPLPRQLVGDGELFVLKVVGDSMIEAAICDGDWVTVRRQPVAENGDIVAAMLDGEATVKRFKREDGHVWLLPHNAAYEPIPGDDATILGKVVAVLRRV; translated from the coding sequence GTGACCACCACCGCTGACAGTGCCACCATCACTGCCCAGGACCGCTCCCAGAGCCGACTCGAGCCGGTGCATGCGATGAACGAAGCCACGAACCATGAAGGGCCCAAGCGCGCCCTGCCCGGCCGACCTCCAGGCATCAGGGCGGACAGCTCCGGGCTCACCGACCGGCAGCGCCGAGTCATCGAGGTGATCCGGGACTCGGTGCAGCGGCGCGGATACCCGCCGTCGATGCGGGAGATCGGCCAGGCTGTCGGCCTGTCCAGTACGTCCTCCGTGGCGCACCAGCTGATGGCGCTGGAGCGCAAGGGCTTCCTGCGCCGCGACCCGCACCGTCCTCGTGCGTACGAGGTCCGCGGCTCCGACCAGGCCTCGGCCCAGCCGACGGACACGGCGGGCAAGCCGGCCGCTTCGTACGTGCCGCTCGTCGGCCGGATCGCCGCCGGTGGCCCGATCCTCGCCGAGGAGTCCGTCGAGGACGTGTTCCCACTCCCCCGCCAGTTGGTGGGCGACGGTGAACTCTTCGTCCTGAAGGTCGTGGGCGACTCCATGATCGAGGCCGCCATCTGTGACGGGGACTGGGTGACGGTCCGCCGTCAGCCCGTCGCCGAGAACGGCGACATCGTGGCCGCCATGCTGGACGGCGAGGCCACGGTCAAGCGCTTCAAGCGCGAGGACGGCCATGTCTGGCTGCTCCCGCACAATGCCGCCTACGAGCCCATCCCGGGTGACGACGCGACCATCCTCGGCAAGGTGGTGGCCGTCCTGCGCCGCGTCTGA
- the nrdR gene encoding transcriptional regulator NrdR → MHCPFCRHPDSRVVDSRTTDDGTSIRRRRQCPDCSRRFTTVETCSLMVVKRSGVTEPFSRTKVINGVRKACQGRPVTEDALAQLGQRVEEAVRATGSAELTTHDVGLAILGPLQELDLVAYLRFASVYRAFDSLEDFEAAIAELREEQGKRPDANDEGVVSVVEGRVEGDRGSGGAAQVPVPANAAD, encoded by the coding sequence ATGCACTGTCCCTTCTGCAGGCACCCCGACAGCCGCGTCGTCGACAGTCGTACGACGGACGACGGCACGTCGATCCGCAGGCGCCGCCAGTGTCCCGACTGCTCCCGTCGTTTCACGACGGTGGAGACGTGCTCGCTGATGGTGGTCAAGAGGTCCGGCGTGACCGAGCCCTTCAGTCGTACCAAGGTCATCAATGGCGTCCGCAAGGCATGCCAGGGCAGGCCTGTCACCGAGGACGCGCTCGCCCAACTCGGCCAACGGGTCGAGGAGGCGGTGCGCGCGACCGGAAGCGCCGAGCTGACCACCCACGACGTGGGGCTGGCCATACTCGGCCCCTTGCAGGAACTCGACCTCGTCGCCTACCTGCGGTTCGCGAGCGTCTACCGGGCGTTCGACTCGCTGGAGGACTTCGAGGCCGCGATCGCGGAACTCAGGGAAGAGCAGGGGAAGCGCCCCGACGCGAACGACGAGGGCGTCGTGAGCGTGGTCGAGGGGCGCGTGGAGGGTGACCGCGGGTCCGGAGGGGCCGCGCAGGTCCCGGTGCCCGCCAACGCCGCCGACTGA